One stretch of Ailuropoda melanoleuca isolate Jingjing chromosome 20, ASM200744v2, whole genome shotgun sequence DNA includes these proteins:
- the REC8 gene encoding meiotic recombination protein REC8 homolog isoform X4, translating to MFYYPNVLQRHTGCFATIWLAATRGSRLVKREYLKVNVVKTCEEILDYVLVRVQPPLPGLPRPRFSLYLSAQLQIGVIRVYSQQCQYLVEDIQHILERLHRAQLQIRIDMVEMELPSLLLPNRLAMMETLEDAPDPFFGMMSVGPTLPSPFRIPQIRRLLEAVTPERVLEEVPPEVPVEPRKPDRVPVTVLPPEAITLREAEPIRMLPIEGERDLPEVSRRDLDLLIAEEDEAILLEERERRARLALDEYKEEPRAPEGVTVVPPLSPPAVAPEEGVAEPPLVLAPEEVKPVGWEPEALLAEVTPPPELRLPAPLIPEPKVQPPERTAKSPTELFRIPAHCKEWCELTCGYSEPTVLCLGVPHASNPVPAAPPSAAGWLPPELLALWTHCAQPPPEALRRRPPLEPEEEAERELAAEEERRMETLSDIEVPREAQEPSGPLMLSSGSLDLFSSPTWVLLASHCTAVASGSTSGPQGPDHSDLSRPTQALPLPPTEISLETVEEEKSRISLIPPEERWAWAEAEQPEPPALPAVPEVPEMPLELPAALPLEPELLSLEAVYRAVAQELQANREPDFGSLVPPLSPRRMAARVFYLLLVLAAQQILRLEQDQPYGRLLIRLGPRFHCG from the exons ATGTTCTACTATCCCAACGTGCTTCAGCGCCACACCGGCTGCTTCGCCACCATCTG GCTGGCAGCGACCCGCGGCAGCCGGTTGGTGAAACGCGAGTACCTGAAGGTGAACGTGGTGAAGACCTG TGAGGAAATCCTCGATTACGTGCTGGTACGAGTTCAGCCCCCGCTGCCCGGCCTGCCCCGGccccgcttctccctctatctgTCAGCCCAGCTGCAGATCGGTGTGATCCGGGTCTACTCTCAACAATGCCAGTACCTCGTAG AGGACATCCAGCACATCCTGGAGCGCCTGCACCGTGCCCAGCTGCAGATCCGCATTGATATGGTGGAGATGGAGCT acCCAGCCTGCTGCTTCCTAACCGCCTGGCCATGATGGAGACCCTGGAAGATGCTCCAGACCCCTTTTTTGGGATGATGTCTGTGGGTCCCACACTTCCCAGCCCCTTCAGAATCCCTCAG ATCCGACGGCTCCTCGAGGCTGTAACCCCAGAGAGAGTTCTTGAGGAGGTCCCTCCTGAAGTCCCCGTGGAGCCTAGGAAGCCTG ATAGGGTCCCGGTCACTGTGCTGCCTCCGGAGGCCATCACCCTGCGGGAGGCAGAGCCCATCCGCATGCTGCCGATCGAG GGTGAACGGGACCTCCCAGAGGTCAGCCGCCGAGACCTGGACCTGCTGATTGCTGAGGAAGATGAAGCCATCCTGTTGGAGGAGCGGGAGCGTAGGGCCCGCCTGGCGCTGGATG AGTACAAGGAGGAGCCCCGGGCTCCAGAGGGGGTTACCGTAGTACCCCCGCTCTCACCTCCAGCTGTCGCACC GGAGGAAGGGGTAGCAGAGCCTCCTCTGGTCCTGGCCCCCGAGGAGGTGAAGCCGGTAGGCTGGGAGCCCGAGGCCCTACTTGCTG AGGTCACCCCCCCGCCGGAGCTGCGGCTGCCAGCCCCACTCATCCCAGAG CCAAAGGTGCAGCCTCCCGAGAGGACCGCCAAGAGCCCCACGGAGCTGTTCCGAATCCCAGCTCACTGTAAGGAGTGGTGTGAGTTGACATGTGGGTATTCTGAACCCACGGTCCTCTGTCTTGGTGTTCCTCACGCCTCAAACCCCGTCCCTGCCGCCCCTCCCTCCGCAGCTGGCTGGCTGCCCCCAGAACTGCTGGCTCTCTGGACCCACTGTGCCCAGCCACCCCCAGAAGCGCTCAGGCGAAGGCCACCCCTGGAGCCTGAGGAGGAGGCTGAGAGGGAGTTGGCAgctgaggaggaaaggaggatggAAACTCTGAGCGATATCGAG GTCCCGAGAGAGGCCCAGGAGCCCAGCGGGCCCCTCATGCTGTCTTCAG GAAGTCTAGATCTCTTCAGTTCTCCTACCTGGGTCCTTCTCGCAAGTCACTGCACAGCTGTGGCATCTGGTTCGACCAGCGGGCCTCAAGGTCCCGACCACTCCGATCTCAGCAGACCCACTCAGGCCCTTCCCCTACCCCCAACAGAGATCTCTCTAGAAACGGTGGAGGAAGAGAAGTCCCGCATCAGCCTCATCCCCCCAGAAGAACGGTG ggcctgggctgaGGCGGAGCAGCCAGAGCCCCCTGCACTGCCTGCGGTGCCCGAGGTCCCGGAAATGCCCCTGGAGTTGCCTGCGGCGCTGCCCCTGGAGCCCGAGCTGCTGTCGCTGGAGGCTGTGTACAG GGCGGTGGCCCAGGAGCTGCAGGCCAACAGGGAGCCCGATTTCGGCAGCCTGGTGCCCCCCCTCAGCCCCCGCCGGATGGCCGCCCGGGTCTTCTACCTGCTCCTGG TGCTCGCAGCGCAGCAGATCCTCCGCCTGGAACAAGACCAGCCGTACGGGCGTCTCCTGATCCGGCTGGGGCCCCGATTCCACTGTGGTTAG
- the REC8 gene encoding meiotic recombination protein REC8 homolog isoform X1 produces MFYYPNVLQRHTGCFATIWLAATRGSRLVKREYLKVNVVKTCEEILDYVLVRVQPPLPGLPRPRFSLYLSAQLQIGVIRVYSQQCQYLVEDIQHILERLHRAQLQIRIDMVEMELPSLLLPNRLAMMETLEDAPDPFFGMMSVGPTLPSPFRIPQIRRLLEAVTPERVLEEVPPEVPVEPRKPDRVPVTVLPPEAITLREAEPIRMLPIEGERDLPEVSRRDLDLLIAEEDEAILLEERERRARLALDEYKEEPRAPEGVTVVPPLSPPAVAPEEGVAEPPLVLAPEEVKPVGWEPEALLAEVTPPPELRLPAPLIPERRRPPVPPYPRRLPARRRRRQLLFWDKETQISREKFQEQLQTRAHCWECPKVQPPERTAKSPTELFRIPAHCKEWCELTCGYSEPTVLCLGVPHASNPVPAAPPSAAGWLPPELLALWTHCAQPPPEALRRRPPLEPEEEAERELAAEEERRMETLSDIEVPREAQEPSGPLMLSSGSLDLFSSPTWVLLASHCTAVASGSTSGPQGPDHSDLSRPTQALPLPPTEISLETVEEEKSRISLIPPEERWAWAEAEQPEPPALPAVPEVPEMPLELPAALPLEPELLSLEAVYRAVAQELQANREPDFGSLVPPLSPRRMAARVFYLLLVLAAQQILRLEQDQPYGRLLIRLGPRFHCG; encoded by the exons ATGTTCTACTATCCCAACGTGCTTCAGCGCCACACCGGCTGCTTCGCCACCATCTG GCTGGCAGCGACCCGCGGCAGCCGGTTGGTGAAACGCGAGTACCTGAAGGTGAACGTGGTGAAGACCTG TGAGGAAATCCTCGATTACGTGCTGGTACGAGTTCAGCCCCCGCTGCCCGGCCTGCCCCGGccccgcttctccctctatctgTCAGCCCAGCTGCAGATCGGTGTGATCCGGGTCTACTCTCAACAATGCCAGTACCTCGTAG AGGACATCCAGCACATCCTGGAGCGCCTGCACCGTGCCCAGCTGCAGATCCGCATTGATATGGTGGAGATGGAGCT acCCAGCCTGCTGCTTCCTAACCGCCTGGCCATGATGGAGACCCTGGAAGATGCTCCAGACCCCTTTTTTGGGATGATGTCTGTGGGTCCCACACTTCCCAGCCCCTTCAGAATCCCTCAG ATCCGACGGCTCCTCGAGGCTGTAACCCCAGAGAGAGTTCTTGAGGAGGTCCCTCCTGAAGTCCCCGTGGAGCCTAGGAAGCCTG ATAGGGTCCCGGTCACTGTGCTGCCTCCGGAGGCCATCACCCTGCGGGAGGCAGAGCCCATCCGCATGCTGCCGATCGAG GGTGAACGGGACCTCCCAGAGGTCAGCCGCCGAGACCTGGACCTGCTGATTGCTGAGGAAGATGAAGCCATCCTGTTGGAGGAGCGGGAGCGTAGGGCCCGCCTGGCGCTGGATG AGTACAAGGAGGAGCCCCGGGCTCCAGAGGGGGTTACCGTAGTACCCCCGCTCTCACCTCCAGCTGTCGCACC GGAGGAAGGGGTAGCAGAGCCTCCTCTGGTCCTGGCCCCCGAGGAGGTGAAGCCGGTAGGCTGGGAGCCCGAGGCCCTACTTGCTG AGGTCACCCCCCCGCCGGAGCTGCGGCTGCCAGCCCCACTCATCCCAGAG AGGCGGCGGCCCCCAGTACCCCCATATCCTCGGCGTCTGCCTgctcgccgccgccgccgccaatTACTGTTCTGGGACAAGGAGACTCAGATCTCCCGGGAGAAATTCCAGGAACAACTGCAAACCAGAGCCCACTGCTGGGAGTGT CCAAAGGTGCAGCCTCCCGAGAGGACCGCCAAGAGCCCCACGGAGCTGTTCCGAATCCCAGCTCACTGTAAGGAGTGGTGTGAGTTGACATGTGGGTATTCTGAACCCACGGTCCTCTGTCTTGGTGTTCCTCACGCCTCAAACCCCGTCCCTGCCGCCCCTCCCTCCGCAGCTGGCTGGCTGCCCCCAGAACTGCTGGCTCTCTGGACCCACTGTGCCCAGCCACCCCCAGAAGCGCTCAGGCGAAGGCCACCCCTGGAGCCTGAGGAGGAGGCTGAGAGGGAGTTGGCAgctgaggaggaaaggaggatggAAACTCTGAGCGATATCGAG GTCCCGAGAGAGGCCCAGGAGCCCAGCGGGCCCCTCATGCTGTCTTCAG GAAGTCTAGATCTCTTCAGTTCTCCTACCTGGGTCCTTCTCGCAAGTCACTGCACAGCTGTGGCATCTGGTTCGACCAGCGGGCCTCAAGGTCCCGACCACTCCGATCTCAGCAGACCCACTCAGGCCCTTCCCCTACCCCCAACAGAGATCTCTCTAGAAACGGTGGAGGAAGAGAAGTCCCGCATCAGCCTCATCCCCCCAGAAGAACGGTG ggcctgggctgaGGCGGAGCAGCCAGAGCCCCCTGCACTGCCTGCGGTGCCCGAGGTCCCGGAAATGCCCCTGGAGTTGCCTGCGGCGCTGCCCCTGGAGCCCGAGCTGCTGTCGCTGGAGGCTGTGTACAG GGCGGTGGCCCAGGAGCTGCAGGCCAACAGGGAGCCCGATTTCGGCAGCCTGGTGCCCCCCCTCAGCCCCCGCCGGATGGCCGCCCGGGTCTTCTACCTGCTCCTGG TGCTCGCAGCGCAGCAGATCCTCCGCCTGGAACAAGACCAGCCGTACGGGCGTCTCCTGATCCGGCTGGGGCCCCGATTCCACTGTGGTTAG
- the REC8 gene encoding meiotic recombination protein REC8 homolog isoform X6: MFYYPNVLQRHTGCFATIWLAATRGSRLVKREYLKVNVVKTCEEILDYVLVRVQPPLPGLPRPRFSLYLSAQLQIGVIRVYSQQCQYLVEDIQHILERLHRAQLQIRIDMVEMELPSLLLPNRLAMMETLEDAPDPFFGMMSVGPTLPSPFRIPQIRRLLEAVTPERVLEEVPPEVPVEPRKPDRVPVTVLPPEAITLREAEPIRMLPIEGERDLPEVSRRDLDLLIAEEDEAILLEERERRARLALDEYKEEPRAPEGVTVVPPLSPPAVAPEEGVAEPPLVLAPEEVKPVGWEPEALLAEVTPPPELRLPAPLIPEPKVQPPERTAKSPTELFRIPAHSGWLPPELLALWTHCAQPPPEALRRRPPLEPEEEAERELAAEEERRMETLSDIEVPREAQEPSGPLMLSSGSLDLFSSPTWVLLASHCTAVASGSTSGPQGPDHSDLSRPTQALPLPPTEISLETVEEEKSRISLIPPEERWAWAEAEQPEPPALPAVPEVPEMPLELPAALPLEPELLSLEAVYRAVAQELQANREPDFGSLVPPLSPRRMAARVFYLLLVLAAQQILRLEQDQPYGRLLIRLGPRFHCG; the protein is encoded by the exons ATGTTCTACTATCCCAACGTGCTTCAGCGCCACACCGGCTGCTTCGCCACCATCTG GCTGGCAGCGACCCGCGGCAGCCGGTTGGTGAAACGCGAGTACCTGAAGGTGAACGTGGTGAAGACCTG TGAGGAAATCCTCGATTACGTGCTGGTACGAGTTCAGCCCCCGCTGCCCGGCCTGCCCCGGccccgcttctccctctatctgTCAGCCCAGCTGCAGATCGGTGTGATCCGGGTCTACTCTCAACAATGCCAGTACCTCGTAG AGGACATCCAGCACATCCTGGAGCGCCTGCACCGTGCCCAGCTGCAGATCCGCATTGATATGGTGGAGATGGAGCT acCCAGCCTGCTGCTTCCTAACCGCCTGGCCATGATGGAGACCCTGGAAGATGCTCCAGACCCCTTTTTTGGGATGATGTCTGTGGGTCCCACACTTCCCAGCCCCTTCAGAATCCCTCAG ATCCGACGGCTCCTCGAGGCTGTAACCCCAGAGAGAGTTCTTGAGGAGGTCCCTCCTGAAGTCCCCGTGGAGCCTAGGAAGCCTG ATAGGGTCCCGGTCACTGTGCTGCCTCCGGAGGCCATCACCCTGCGGGAGGCAGAGCCCATCCGCATGCTGCCGATCGAG GGTGAACGGGACCTCCCAGAGGTCAGCCGCCGAGACCTGGACCTGCTGATTGCTGAGGAAGATGAAGCCATCCTGTTGGAGGAGCGGGAGCGTAGGGCCCGCCTGGCGCTGGATG AGTACAAGGAGGAGCCCCGGGCTCCAGAGGGGGTTACCGTAGTACCCCCGCTCTCACCTCCAGCTGTCGCACC GGAGGAAGGGGTAGCAGAGCCTCCTCTGGTCCTGGCCCCCGAGGAGGTGAAGCCGGTAGGCTGGGAGCCCGAGGCCCTACTTGCTG AGGTCACCCCCCCGCCGGAGCTGCGGCTGCCAGCCCCACTCATCCCAGAG CCAAAGGTGCAGCCTCCCGAGAGGACCGCCAAGAGCCCCACGGAGCTGTTCCGAATCCCAGCTCACT CTGGCTGGCTGCCCCCAGAACTGCTGGCTCTCTGGACCCACTGTGCCCAGCCACCCCCAGAAGCGCTCAGGCGAAGGCCACCCCTGGAGCCTGAGGAGGAGGCTGAGAGGGAGTTGGCAgctgaggaggaaaggaggatggAAACTCTGAGCGATATCGAG GTCCCGAGAGAGGCCCAGGAGCCCAGCGGGCCCCTCATGCTGTCTTCAG GAAGTCTAGATCTCTTCAGTTCTCCTACCTGGGTCCTTCTCGCAAGTCACTGCACAGCTGTGGCATCTGGTTCGACCAGCGGGCCTCAAGGTCCCGACCACTCCGATCTCAGCAGACCCACTCAGGCCCTTCCCCTACCCCCAACAGAGATCTCTCTAGAAACGGTGGAGGAAGAGAAGTCCCGCATCAGCCTCATCCCCCCAGAAGAACGGTG ggcctgggctgaGGCGGAGCAGCCAGAGCCCCCTGCACTGCCTGCGGTGCCCGAGGTCCCGGAAATGCCCCTGGAGTTGCCTGCGGCGCTGCCCCTGGAGCCCGAGCTGCTGTCGCTGGAGGCTGTGTACAG GGCGGTGGCCCAGGAGCTGCAGGCCAACAGGGAGCCCGATTTCGGCAGCCTGGTGCCCCCCCTCAGCCCCCGCCGGATGGCCGCCCGGGTCTTCTACCTGCTCCTGG TGCTCGCAGCGCAGCAGATCCTCCGCCTGGAACAAGACCAGCCGTACGGGCGTCTCCTGATCCGGCTGGGGCCCCGATTCCACTGTGGTTAG
- the REC8 gene encoding meiotic recombination protein REC8 homolog isoform X2: MFYYPNVLQRHTGCFATIWLAATRGSRLVKREYLKVNVVKTCEEILDYVLVRVQPPLPGLPRPRFSLYLSAQLQIGVIRVYSQQCQYLVEDIQHILERLHRAQLQIRIDMVEMELPSLLLPNRLAMMETLEDAPDPFFGMMSVGPTLPSPFRIPQIRRLLEAVTPERVLEEVPPEVPVEPRKPDRVPVTVLPPEAITLREAEPIRMLPIEGERDLPEVSRRDLDLLIAEEDEAILLEERERRARLALDEYKEEPRAPEGVTVVPPLSPPAVAPEEGVAEPPLVLAPEEVKPVGWEPEALLAEVTPPPELRLPAPLIPERRRPPVPPYPRRLPARRRRRQLLFWDKETQISREKFQEQLQTRAHCWECPKVQPPERTAKSPTELFRIPAHSGWLPPELLALWTHCAQPPPEALRRRPPLEPEEEAERELAAEEERRMETLSDIEVPREAQEPSGPLMLSSGSLDLFSSPTWVLLASHCTAVASGSTSGPQGPDHSDLSRPTQALPLPPTEISLETVEEEKSRISLIPPEERWAWAEAEQPEPPALPAVPEVPEMPLELPAALPLEPELLSLEAVYRAVAQELQANREPDFGSLVPPLSPRRMAARVFYLLLVLAAQQILRLEQDQPYGRLLIRLGPRFHCG; encoded by the exons ATGTTCTACTATCCCAACGTGCTTCAGCGCCACACCGGCTGCTTCGCCACCATCTG GCTGGCAGCGACCCGCGGCAGCCGGTTGGTGAAACGCGAGTACCTGAAGGTGAACGTGGTGAAGACCTG TGAGGAAATCCTCGATTACGTGCTGGTACGAGTTCAGCCCCCGCTGCCCGGCCTGCCCCGGccccgcttctccctctatctgTCAGCCCAGCTGCAGATCGGTGTGATCCGGGTCTACTCTCAACAATGCCAGTACCTCGTAG AGGACATCCAGCACATCCTGGAGCGCCTGCACCGTGCCCAGCTGCAGATCCGCATTGATATGGTGGAGATGGAGCT acCCAGCCTGCTGCTTCCTAACCGCCTGGCCATGATGGAGACCCTGGAAGATGCTCCAGACCCCTTTTTTGGGATGATGTCTGTGGGTCCCACACTTCCCAGCCCCTTCAGAATCCCTCAG ATCCGACGGCTCCTCGAGGCTGTAACCCCAGAGAGAGTTCTTGAGGAGGTCCCTCCTGAAGTCCCCGTGGAGCCTAGGAAGCCTG ATAGGGTCCCGGTCACTGTGCTGCCTCCGGAGGCCATCACCCTGCGGGAGGCAGAGCCCATCCGCATGCTGCCGATCGAG GGTGAACGGGACCTCCCAGAGGTCAGCCGCCGAGACCTGGACCTGCTGATTGCTGAGGAAGATGAAGCCATCCTGTTGGAGGAGCGGGAGCGTAGGGCCCGCCTGGCGCTGGATG AGTACAAGGAGGAGCCCCGGGCTCCAGAGGGGGTTACCGTAGTACCCCCGCTCTCACCTCCAGCTGTCGCACC GGAGGAAGGGGTAGCAGAGCCTCCTCTGGTCCTGGCCCCCGAGGAGGTGAAGCCGGTAGGCTGGGAGCCCGAGGCCCTACTTGCTG AGGTCACCCCCCCGCCGGAGCTGCGGCTGCCAGCCCCACTCATCCCAGAG AGGCGGCGGCCCCCAGTACCCCCATATCCTCGGCGTCTGCCTgctcgccgccgccgccgccaatTACTGTTCTGGGACAAGGAGACTCAGATCTCCCGGGAGAAATTCCAGGAACAACTGCAAACCAGAGCCCACTGCTGGGAGTGT CCAAAGGTGCAGCCTCCCGAGAGGACCGCCAAGAGCCCCACGGAGCTGTTCCGAATCCCAGCTCACT CTGGCTGGCTGCCCCCAGAACTGCTGGCTCTCTGGACCCACTGTGCCCAGCCACCCCCAGAAGCGCTCAGGCGAAGGCCACCCCTGGAGCCTGAGGAGGAGGCTGAGAGGGAGTTGGCAgctgaggaggaaaggaggatggAAACTCTGAGCGATATCGAG GTCCCGAGAGAGGCCCAGGAGCCCAGCGGGCCCCTCATGCTGTCTTCAG GAAGTCTAGATCTCTTCAGTTCTCCTACCTGGGTCCTTCTCGCAAGTCACTGCACAGCTGTGGCATCTGGTTCGACCAGCGGGCCTCAAGGTCCCGACCACTCCGATCTCAGCAGACCCACTCAGGCCCTTCCCCTACCCCCAACAGAGATCTCTCTAGAAACGGTGGAGGAAGAGAAGTCCCGCATCAGCCTCATCCCCCCAGAAGAACGGTG ggcctgggctgaGGCGGAGCAGCCAGAGCCCCCTGCACTGCCTGCGGTGCCCGAGGTCCCGGAAATGCCCCTGGAGTTGCCTGCGGCGCTGCCCCTGGAGCCCGAGCTGCTGTCGCTGGAGGCTGTGTACAG GGCGGTGGCCCAGGAGCTGCAGGCCAACAGGGAGCCCGATTTCGGCAGCCTGGTGCCCCCCCTCAGCCCCCGCCGGATGGCCGCCCGGGTCTTCTACCTGCTCCTGG TGCTCGCAGCGCAGCAGATCCTCCGCCTGGAACAAGACCAGCCGTACGGGCGTCTCCTGATCCGGCTGGGGCCCCGATTCCACTGTGGTTAG
- the REC8 gene encoding meiotic recombination protein REC8 homolog isoform X5, protein MFYYPNVLQRHTGCFATIWLAATRGSRLVKREYLKVNVVKTCEEILDYVLVRVQPPLPGLPRPRFSLYLSAQLQIGVIRVYSQQCQYLVEDIQHILERLHRAQLQIRIDMVEMELPSLLLPNRLAMMETLEDAPDPFFGMMSVGPTLPSPFRIPQIRRLLEAVTPERVLEEVPPEVPVEPRKPDRVPVTVLPPEAITLREAEPIRMLPIEGERDLPEVSRRDLDLLIAEEDEAILLEERERRARLALDEYKEEPRAPEGVTVVPPLSPPAVAPEEGVAEPPLVLAPEEVKPVGWEPEALLAEVTPPPELRLPAPLIPERRRPPVPPYPRRLPARRRRRQLLFWDKETQISREKFQEQLQTRAHCWECPKVQPPERTAKSPTELFRIPAHSGWLPPELLALWTHCAQPPPEALRRRPPLEPEEEAERELAAEEERRMETLSDIEVPREAQEPSGPLMLSSEISLETVEEEKSRISLIPPEERWAWAEAEQPEPPALPAVPEVPEMPLELPAALPLEPELLSLEAVYRAVAQELQANREPDFGSLVPPLSPRRMAARVFYLLLVLAAQQILRLEQDQPYGRLLIRLGPRFHCG, encoded by the exons ATGTTCTACTATCCCAACGTGCTTCAGCGCCACACCGGCTGCTTCGCCACCATCTG GCTGGCAGCGACCCGCGGCAGCCGGTTGGTGAAACGCGAGTACCTGAAGGTGAACGTGGTGAAGACCTG TGAGGAAATCCTCGATTACGTGCTGGTACGAGTTCAGCCCCCGCTGCCCGGCCTGCCCCGGccccgcttctccctctatctgTCAGCCCAGCTGCAGATCGGTGTGATCCGGGTCTACTCTCAACAATGCCAGTACCTCGTAG AGGACATCCAGCACATCCTGGAGCGCCTGCACCGTGCCCAGCTGCAGATCCGCATTGATATGGTGGAGATGGAGCT acCCAGCCTGCTGCTTCCTAACCGCCTGGCCATGATGGAGACCCTGGAAGATGCTCCAGACCCCTTTTTTGGGATGATGTCTGTGGGTCCCACACTTCCCAGCCCCTTCAGAATCCCTCAG ATCCGACGGCTCCTCGAGGCTGTAACCCCAGAGAGAGTTCTTGAGGAGGTCCCTCCTGAAGTCCCCGTGGAGCCTAGGAAGCCTG ATAGGGTCCCGGTCACTGTGCTGCCTCCGGAGGCCATCACCCTGCGGGAGGCAGAGCCCATCCGCATGCTGCCGATCGAG GGTGAACGGGACCTCCCAGAGGTCAGCCGCCGAGACCTGGACCTGCTGATTGCTGAGGAAGATGAAGCCATCCTGTTGGAGGAGCGGGAGCGTAGGGCCCGCCTGGCGCTGGATG AGTACAAGGAGGAGCCCCGGGCTCCAGAGGGGGTTACCGTAGTACCCCCGCTCTCACCTCCAGCTGTCGCACC GGAGGAAGGGGTAGCAGAGCCTCCTCTGGTCCTGGCCCCCGAGGAGGTGAAGCCGGTAGGCTGGGAGCCCGAGGCCCTACTTGCTG AGGTCACCCCCCCGCCGGAGCTGCGGCTGCCAGCCCCACTCATCCCAGAG AGGCGGCGGCCCCCAGTACCCCCATATCCTCGGCGTCTGCCTgctcgccgccgccgccgccaatTACTGTTCTGGGACAAGGAGACTCAGATCTCCCGGGAGAAATTCCAGGAACAACTGCAAACCAGAGCCCACTGCTGGGAGTGT CCAAAGGTGCAGCCTCCCGAGAGGACCGCCAAGAGCCCCACGGAGCTGTTCCGAATCCCAGCTCACT CTGGCTGGCTGCCCCCAGAACTGCTGGCTCTCTGGACCCACTGTGCCCAGCCACCCCCAGAAGCGCTCAGGCGAAGGCCACCCCTGGAGCCTGAGGAGGAGGCTGAGAGGGAGTTGGCAgctgaggaggaaaggaggatggAAACTCTGAGCGATATCGAG GTCCCGAGAGAGGCCCAGGAGCCCAGCGGGCCCCTCATGCTGTCTTCAG AGATCTCTCTAGAAACGGTGGAGGAAGAGAAGTCCCGCATCAGCCTCATCCCCCCAGAAGAACGGTG ggcctgggctgaGGCGGAGCAGCCAGAGCCCCCTGCACTGCCTGCGGTGCCCGAGGTCCCGGAAATGCCCCTGGAGTTGCCTGCGGCGCTGCCCCTGGAGCCCGAGCTGCTGTCGCTGGAGGCTGTGTACAG GGCGGTGGCCCAGGAGCTGCAGGCCAACAGGGAGCCCGATTTCGGCAGCCTGGTGCCCCCCCTCAGCCCCCGCCGGATGGCCGCCCGGGTCTTCTACCTGCTCCTGG TGCTCGCAGCGCAGCAGATCCTCCGCCTGGAACAAGACCAGCCGTACGGGCGTCTCCTGATCCGGCTGGGGCCCCGATTCCACTGTGGTTAG